One stretch of Streptomyces sp. A2-16 DNA includes these proteins:
- a CDS encoding heme-binding protein yields MREPLSYAIAHKAAETALDAARAEGARICVAVVNRSGITKVLLSDDGVGPMGIETARRKAYTAAVTGVPTSQFAAFAASPAMAVAPVHHVDAGLLAVPGGVPITVDDGEVIGAVGVGGADAETDERLASRALEGLKDLTA; encoded by the coding sequence ATGAGGGAACCGCTGTCGTACGCCATCGCGCACAAGGCGGCCGAGACCGCGCTGGACGCGGCCCGGGCCGAGGGGGCGCGGATCTGCGTGGCGGTCGTCAACCGCAGCGGCATCACCAAGGTGCTGCTCAGCGACGACGGAGTCGGCCCCATGGGGATCGAGACCGCGCGCCGCAAGGCCTACACCGCCGCCGTCACCGGCGTGCCGACCTCGCAGTTCGCCGCTTTCGCCGCGTCACCCGCGATGGCGGTCGCGCCCGTGCACCACGTCGACGCCGGCCTCCTCGCCGTGCCGGGCGGGGTGCCCATCACCGTGGACGACGGCGAGGTCATCGGTGCCGTCGGCGTCGGCGGAGCCGACGCCGAGACCGACGAACGACTCGCCTCCCGCGCCCTGGAAGGCCTGAAGGACCTGACCGCGTGA
- a CDS encoding amidohydrolase family protein, giving the protein MIEDFLVVEGVAHNYNFRPENCVNPHIGAAIGEHLYGLHKRVSGPEYTLARSTYMQGAGADIIGRALLAESQTDVIAYHETPIYGHFRDGGSALGVGLEMREKWPERVLIYGAVSPLRPGALDRVDELVEKHRVNALKLYPIDVVEGRVTALDMGDPEICFPLLERARQHGLKVVAIHKALPVGPGPTSALGMSDVEAAALAFPDLTFEVVHGGMAFVEETALQLESFRNIWVNLEATSFMAVYAPRRFAQAMGAFLQAGAAERIIWATGCDAVHPRPAIEAFWNFEMPRDLIEEYGLPELTKEIKADILGRNFLRMHGIDEKDLRARIRGDEFDTTELQQPWGGRVAPVDDVLAGAR; this is encoded by the coding sequence GTGATCGAGGACTTCCTCGTCGTCGAGGGCGTGGCCCACAACTACAACTTCCGGCCCGAGAACTGCGTCAACCCGCACATCGGGGCGGCCATCGGCGAGCATCTCTACGGCCTGCACAAGCGGGTCAGCGGCCCCGAGTACACCCTGGCACGCTCCACCTACATGCAGGGTGCGGGCGCGGACATCATCGGCCGGGCCCTGCTCGCGGAGAGCCAGACCGACGTGATCGCCTATCACGAGACGCCGATCTACGGCCATTTCCGGGACGGGGGCTCGGCGCTGGGCGTCGGCCTGGAGATGCGCGAGAAGTGGCCGGAGCGCGTGCTGATCTACGGCGCGGTGTCCCCGCTGCGCCCCGGCGCCCTGGACCGGGTGGACGAGCTGGTGGAGAAGCACCGGGTCAACGCCCTCAAGCTCTATCCGATCGATGTCGTCGAGGGCCGGGTGACCGCGCTGGACATGGGTGACCCGGAGATCTGCTTCCCGCTGCTGGAGCGGGCCCGGCAGCACGGTCTGAAGGTCGTGGCCATCCACAAGGCCCTCCCGGTCGGGCCCGGGCCGACCTCCGCCCTCGGGATGAGCGACGTGGAAGCCGCCGCGCTGGCCTTCCCCGACCTCACCTTCGAAGTCGTCCACGGCGGCATGGCCTTCGTCGAGGAGACGGCCCTTCAGCTGGAGTCCTTCCGCAACATATGGGTCAACCTGGAGGCCACGTCCTTCATGGCGGTCTACGCGCCCCGCCGCTTCGCCCAGGCGATGGGTGCCTTCCTCCAGGCCGGTGCCGCCGAGCGGATCATCTGGGCGACCGGCTGCGACGCCGTCCACCCCCGGCCGGCGATCGAGGCGTTCTGGAACTTCGAGATGCCCCGTGACCTGATCGAGGAGTACGGGCTGCCCGAACTCACCAAGGAGATCAAGGCCGACATCCTCGGCCGCAACTTCCTGCGGATGCACGGCATCGACGAGAAGGACCTCCGCGCGCGCATCCGCGGCGACGAGTTCGACACCACCGAACTCCAACAGCCGTGGGGCGGACGCGTCGCCCCGGTCGACGACGTACTGGCCGGTGCCCGATGA